ATTTGTAACGACACTGCCTAGATGTTGATACTCTTCATTTTCATATTCAATTGAACCTTTAAGCCAATTTTCGCTGTCTAAATACATAACTATGCCACATTGGTCAAAGCGATGATGGCTGTCATCAAACTGAGTTTTCACAACAAAACTAAAGTATTTTTCTTCAGTTTCCATTTGAAATACAGGTGCATTATCATTGCGAAAATGATAATACGTTCTTTGCCACAAATCCGTATGCGGTTTTGTAACGATTTCTACTACATCACCATTAATTTTGTAGCTTTCTGGTTCTCTTGTCCATTTAAATTTACTAAAATCCATTTATATCACCATGTTTACAACAATTTTTTTCATTATAGCAAAAATCCATATTCCAAACAAATTTATCCTTCTTAATAAAAAAGGAGATATACTCAAATACAATCGAATATATCTCTTTTTTATTTATACTTTTTCTAAAACATATACGTAGCTTGCAAAATCTTCTAAAATAGGCTTGCTTACAATACCTGCATACATCAATTCATCGCCACCATAACAAATACCATTCGTTTTAGATTTATAAATTCCATTTTCATCTAAGCCCTTTAAACGAACAGGTGTATTGACGCGCAATGGTTCTGCAAGAATTTTAAAATAACAATATATAACAGTCTTTTTATCTTCTGAAACAAAATTCCATGCTACTTCATTTCCATTTTGTGGATTTTTTAAACGATAAAAACTTCCTTTTTGAATTACTTCCCTAATACTTTTATAGAATGCAATCTGCTCTTTTATCGCTTCTTTTTCTTCATCACTTATCTGTGCTAAATCCATTTCATATCCCAAATTTCCAGACATCGCTACAATAAATCTTGTCTGTAGCGGTGTTACGCGACCTACTTGATGATTAGGCACAGCTGATACATGTGCTCCCATGGTTATCGGCGGAAATAACAAGCTCGTTCCATATTGTATTTTCATGCGACAAACAGCATCAGTATTATCACTTGTCCAAGTCTGTGGCATATAATAGAGCATTCCCGCATCAAAACGACCGCCACCACTTGAACAACCTTCAAATAACACATTAGGAAATCTCTTATTTAATTCATCTAAGATATGATAAAGTCCCAGCATATAGCGATGAGACAATTCTCTCTGTCTATCTTTTTCAAGATAATATGAACCTAAATCTGTGATATGCCTATTCATATCCCATTTTACATATGTTACGTTAGTTTTGCTCAATACTTTGCTTAAAGACTCAATAACATAATCGCAAACTTCTGGATTAGATAAATCAAG
The window above is part of the Megamonas hypermegale genome. Proteins encoded here:
- a CDS encoding DUF1349 domain-containing protein; the protein is MDFSKFKWTREPESYKINGDVVEIVTKPHTDLWQRTYYHFRNDNAPVFQMETEEKYFSFVVKTQFDDSHHRFDQCGIVMYLDSENWLKGSIEYENEEYQHLGSVVTNQGYSDWATTVIDASVKSMWYRFSRREDDYCIECSTDGKVFNQMRVCHMHKGAGKIKFGIYACSPEDSSFKAVFSDMQITECKWKAHDGQKPDED